A window from Macaca fascicularis isolate 582-1 chromosome 20, T2T-MFA8v1.1 encodes these proteins:
- the RIPOR1 gene encoding rho family-interacting cell polarization regulator 1 isoform X8 produces the protein MNTKKRGSPARTHSMMSLSVRPQRRLLSARVSRSQSFAGVLGSHERGPRSFPVFSPPGPPRKPPALSRVSRMFSVAHPAAKVPQPERLDLVYAALKRGLTAYLEVHQQEQEKLQGQIRESKRNSRLGFLYDLDKQVKSIERFLRRLEFHASKIDELYEAYCVQRRLRDGAYNMVRAYTTGSPGSREARDSLAEATRGHREYTESMCLLESELEAQLGEFHLRMKGLAGFARLCVGDQYEICMKYGRQRWKLRGRIEGSGKQVWDSEETIFLPLLTEFLSIKVTELKGLANHVVVGSVSCETKDLFAALPQVVAVDINDLGTIKLSLEVTWSPFDKDDQPSAASSVNKASTVTKRFSTYSQSPPDTPSLREQAFYNMLRRQEELENGTAWSLSSESSDDSSSPQLSGTARHSSAPRPLVQQPELLPIQVAFRRPETPSSGPLDEEGAVAPVLANGHAPYSRTLSHISEASVDAALAEASVEAIGPESLAWGPSPPTHPAPTHGEHPSPVPPTLDPGHSATSSTLGTTGSVPTSTDPAPSAHLDSVHKATDSGPSELPGPTHTTTGSTCSAIQSPLTHTTTGSTHKPIISTLTTTGPTVNIIGPVQTTTSHTHTMPSPTHTPTSPTHKTRMSTPTTISPTHTPTSPTHKTRMSPPTTTSPNPSAMGLVQTATSPTLINVSPSTSPELATLSSPSKHSDPTLPATDSLPCSPPASNSCTQADPIAPSTSHPSPAHSSRKPLTSPAPDPPESMVQSLSPTPSPPTPAPQHSDLSLAMAVQTPVPGAAGGSGDKILEEALGALMAALDDYRGQFPELQGLEQEVTRLESLLMQRQGLTRSRASSLSITVEHALESFSFLNEDEDEDNDVPGDRPHQLGCL, from the exons ATGAACACCAAGAAGAGAG GGAGCCCCGCGCGGACTCACTCTATGATGTCCCTGTCGGTGCGGCCGCAGCGCCGCCTGCTCAGCGCCCGGGTCAGTAGGAGCCAGTCCTTCGCAGGCGTCCTCGGCAGCCACGAGCGGGGGCCCAG GAGCTTCCCGGTCTTCAGCCCGCCAGGGCCCCCACGGAAGCCCCCCGCGCTCTCCCGAGTGTCCAGGATGTTTTCCGTGGCTCATCCAGCCGCCAAGGTGCCGCAACCCGAGCGGCTGGACCTGGTGTATGCGGCGCTGAAGCGGGGGCTGAC GGCCTACTTGGAAGTTCACCAGCAGGAGCAGGAGAAACTCCAGGGCCAGATAAGGGAGTCCAAGAGGAATTCCCGCTTG GGCTTCCTGTATGATCTGGACAAG CAAGTCAAGTCCATTGAACGCTTCCTGCGACGACTGGAGTTCCATGCCAGCAAG ATCGACGAGCTGTATGAGGCATACTGTGTCCAGCGGCGTCTCCGGGATGGTGCCTACAACATGGTCCGTGCCTACACCACTGGGTCCCCGGGGAGCCGAGAGGCCCGGGACAGCCTAGCAGAGGCCACTCGGGGGCATCGCGAGTACACGGAG aGCATGTGTCTGCTGGAGAGCGAGCTGGAGGCACAGCTGGGCGAGTTTCATCTCCGAATGAAAG GGCTGGCTGGCTTTGCCAGGCTGTGTGTAGGCGATCAATATGAG ATCTGCATGAAATATGGGCGTCAGCGCTGGAAACTACGGGGCCGAATTGAGGGTAGTGGAAAGCAGGTGTGGGACAGTGAAGAAACCATCTTTCTCCCACTGCTCACGGAATTTCTGTCTATCAAG GTGACAGAACTGAAGGGCCTGGCCAACCATGTGGTTGTGGGCAGTGTCTCCTGTGAGACCAAGGACCTGTTTGCCGCCCTGCCTCAGGTTGTGGCTGTGGATATCAATGACCTTGGCACCATCAAGCTCAGCCTGGAAGTCACATGGAG ccccttCGACAAGGATGACCAGCCCTCAGCCGCTTCTTCTGTCAACAAGGCCTCCACAGTCACCAAGCGCTTCTCCACCTATAGCCAGAGCCCACCGGACACACCCTCACTTCGGGAACAGGCCTTCTAT aACATGCTGCGACGGCAGGAGGAGCTGGAGAATGGGACAGCATGGTCCCTGTCATCCGAATCTTCAGACGACTCATCCAGCCCACAGCTCTCAGGCACTGCCCGCCACTCATCAGCCCCTAGGCCCCTGGTGCAGCAGCCTGAACTCCTTCCCATCCAAGTTGCCTTCCGTAGGCCTGAGACCCCCAGCTCTGGTCCCCTGGATGAGGAGGGGGCCGTGGCCCCAGTCCTGGCAAATGGGCATGCACCCTACAGTCGGACTCTTAGCCACATCAGTGAGGCTAGTGTAGACGCTGCCTTGGCTGAGGCTTCAGTGGAGGCCATTGGCCCAGAAAGCCTAGCCTGGGGACCTAGCCCACCTACACACCCAGCTCCCACCCATGGAGAGCACCCCAGCCCTGTTCCTCCGACCCTGGACCCTGGCCACTCTGCCACAAGCTCCACCCTCGGTACAACAGGCTCTGTCCCCACATCTACAGACCCTGCCCCATCTGCACACCTAGACTCAGTTCATAAGGCCACAGACTCTGGCCCTTCAGAACTGCCAGGCCCCACTCACACCACTACAGGCTCCACCTGTAGTGCCATTCAAAGCCCCCTCACTCACACTACTACAGGCTCTACCCACAAGCCCATAATCTCTACCCTTACTACTACAGGCCCTACCGTCAATATCATAGGCCCAGTCCAGACTACCACAAGCCACACCCATACCATGCCAAGCCCCACCCATACCCCCACAAGTCCCACCCATAAAACCAGGATGTCAACTCCTACCACTATAAGTCCCACCCATACCCCCACAAGTCCCACCCATAAAACCAGGATGTCACCTCCCACCACTACAAGTCCTAACCCCAGTGCTATGGGCCTAGTCCAGACTGCCACAAGCCCCACCCTTATAAATGTAAGTCCTTCTACTTCTCCAGAACTTGCTaccctctccagcccctccaAACACTCAGACCCCACCCTCCCAGCCACCGACTCCCTTCCCTGTAGTCCCCCAGCCTCCAATTCCTGCACTCAGGCAGACCCTATAGCCCCCAGCACCTCCCACCCAAGTCCTGCCCATTCCAGTAGGAAACCCCTCACAAGCCCTGCCCCAGATCCCCCAGAGTCTATGGTTCAGAGTCTAAGCCCCACTccctcacccccaacccctgcACCCCAGCATTCAGACCTTAGCCTGGCCATGGCTGTCCAGACCCCAGTCCCAGGGGCAGCCGGAGGGTCTGGGGACAAGATCCTGGAGGAGGCACTGGGGGCCCTAATGGCTGCCCTGGATGACTACCGTGGCCAGTTTCCTGAGCTGCAGGGCCTGGAGCAGGAGGTGACCCGACTAGAGAGTCTGCTCATG CAGAGACAAGGTCTGACTCGCAGCCGGGCCTCCAGTCTCAGCATCACCGTGGAGCATGCCTTGGAGAGCTTCAGCTTCCTCAATGAAGACGAAGATGAAGACAATGATGTTCCTGGGGACAG GCCCCATCAGCTTGGGTGCCTCtag
- the RIPOR1 gene encoding rho family-interacting cell polarization regulator 1 isoform X9: MNTKKRGSPARTHSMMSLSVRPQRRLLSARVSRSQSFAGVLGSHERGPRSFPVFSPPGPPRKPPALSRVSRMFSVAHPAAKVPQPERLDLVYAALKRGLTAYLEVHQQEQEKLQGQIRESKRNSRLGFLYDLDKQVKSIERFLRRLEFHASKIDELYEAYCVQRRLRDGAYNMVRAYTTGSPGSREARDSLAEATRGHREYTESMCLLESELEAQLGEFHLRMKGLAGFARLCVGDQYEICMKYGRQRWKLRGRIEGSGKQVWDSEETIFLPLLTEFLSIKVTELKGLANHVVVGSVSCETKDLFAALPQVVAVDINDLGTIKLSLEVTWSPFDKDDQPSAASSVNKASTVTKRFSTYSQSPPDTPSLREQAFYNMLRRQEELENGTAWSLSSESSDDSSSPQLSGTARHSSAPRPLVQQPELLPIQVAFRRPETPSSGPLDEEGAVAPVLANGHAPYSRTLSHISEASVDAALAEASVEAIGPESLAWGPSPPTHPAPTHGEHPSPVPPTLDPGHSATSSTLGTTGSVPTSTDPAPSAHLDSVHKATDSGPSELPGPTHTTTGSTCSAIQSPLTHTTTGSTHKPIISTLTTTGPTVNIIGPVQTTTSHTHTMPSPTHTPTSPTHKTRMSTPTTISPTHTPTSPTHKTRMSPPTTTSPNPSAMGLVQTATSPTLINVSPSTSPELATLSSPSKHSDPTLPATDSLPCSPPASNSCTQADPIAPSTSHPSPAHSSRKPLTSPAPDPPESMVQSLSPTPSPPTPAPQHSDLSLAMAVQTPVPGAAGGSGDKILEEALGALMAALDDYRGQFPELQGLEQEVTRLESLLMRQGLTRSRASSLSITVEHALESFSFLNEDEDEDNDVPGDRPHQLGCL, from the exons ATGAACACCAAGAAGAGAG GGAGCCCCGCGCGGACTCACTCTATGATGTCCCTGTCGGTGCGGCCGCAGCGCCGCCTGCTCAGCGCCCGGGTCAGTAGGAGCCAGTCCTTCGCAGGCGTCCTCGGCAGCCACGAGCGGGGGCCCAG GAGCTTCCCGGTCTTCAGCCCGCCAGGGCCCCCACGGAAGCCCCCCGCGCTCTCCCGAGTGTCCAGGATGTTTTCCGTGGCTCATCCAGCCGCCAAGGTGCCGCAACCCGAGCGGCTGGACCTGGTGTATGCGGCGCTGAAGCGGGGGCTGAC GGCCTACTTGGAAGTTCACCAGCAGGAGCAGGAGAAACTCCAGGGCCAGATAAGGGAGTCCAAGAGGAATTCCCGCTTG GGCTTCCTGTATGATCTGGACAAG CAAGTCAAGTCCATTGAACGCTTCCTGCGACGACTGGAGTTCCATGCCAGCAAG ATCGACGAGCTGTATGAGGCATACTGTGTCCAGCGGCGTCTCCGGGATGGTGCCTACAACATGGTCCGTGCCTACACCACTGGGTCCCCGGGGAGCCGAGAGGCCCGGGACAGCCTAGCAGAGGCCACTCGGGGGCATCGCGAGTACACGGAG aGCATGTGTCTGCTGGAGAGCGAGCTGGAGGCACAGCTGGGCGAGTTTCATCTCCGAATGAAAG GGCTGGCTGGCTTTGCCAGGCTGTGTGTAGGCGATCAATATGAG ATCTGCATGAAATATGGGCGTCAGCGCTGGAAACTACGGGGCCGAATTGAGGGTAGTGGAAAGCAGGTGTGGGACAGTGAAGAAACCATCTTTCTCCCACTGCTCACGGAATTTCTGTCTATCAAG GTGACAGAACTGAAGGGCCTGGCCAACCATGTGGTTGTGGGCAGTGTCTCCTGTGAGACCAAGGACCTGTTTGCCGCCCTGCCTCAGGTTGTGGCTGTGGATATCAATGACCTTGGCACCATCAAGCTCAGCCTGGAAGTCACATGGAG ccccttCGACAAGGATGACCAGCCCTCAGCCGCTTCTTCTGTCAACAAGGCCTCCACAGTCACCAAGCGCTTCTCCACCTATAGCCAGAGCCCACCGGACACACCCTCACTTCGGGAACAGGCCTTCTAT aACATGCTGCGACGGCAGGAGGAGCTGGAGAATGGGACAGCATGGTCCCTGTCATCCGAATCTTCAGACGACTCATCCAGCCCACAGCTCTCAGGCACTGCCCGCCACTCATCAGCCCCTAGGCCCCTGGTGCAGCAGCCTGAACTCCTTCCCATCCAAGTTGCCTTCCGTAGGCCTGAGACCCCCAGCTCTGGTCCCCTGGATGAGGAGGGGGCCGTGGCCCCAGTCCTGGCAAATGGGCATGCACCCTACAGTCGGACTCTTAGCCACATCAGTGAGGCTAGTGTAGACGCTGCCTTGGCTGAGGCTTCAGTGGAGGCCATTGGCCCAGAAAGCCTAGCCTGGGGACCTAGCCCACCTACACACCCAGCTCCCACCCATGGAGAGCACCCCAGCCCTGTTCCTCCGACCCTGGACCCTGGCCACTCTGCCACAAGCTCCACCCTCGGTACAACAGGCTCTGTCCCCACATCTACAGACCCTGCCCCATCTGCACACCTAGACTCAGTTCATAAGGCCACAGACTCTGGCCCTTCAGAACTGCCAGGCCCCACTCACACCACTACAGGCTCCACCTGTAGTGCCATTCAAAGCCCCCTCACTCACACTACTACAGGCTCTACCCACAAGCCCATAATCTCTACCCTTACTACTACAGGCCCTACCGTCAATATCATAGGCCCAGTCCAGACTACCACAAGCCACACCCATACCATGCCAAGCCCCACCCATACCCCCACAAGTCCCACCCATAAAACCAGGATGTCAACTCCTACCACTATAAGTCCCACCCATACCCCCACAAGTCCCACCCATAAAACCAGGATGTCACCTCCCACCACTACAAGTCCTAACCCCAGTGCTATGGGCCTAGTCCAGACTGCCACAAGCCCCACCCTTATAAATGTAAGTCCTTCTACTTCTCCAGAACTTGCTaccctctccagcccctccaAACACTCAGACCCCACCCTCCCAGCCACCGACTCCCTTCCCTGTAGTCCCCCAGCCTCCAATTCCTGCACTCAGGCAGACCCTATAGCCCCCAGCACCTCCCACCCAAGTCCTGCCCATTCCAGTAGGAAACCCCTCACAAGCCCTGCCCCAGATCCCCCAGAGTCTATGGTTCAGAGTCTAAGCCCCACTccctcacccccaacccctgcACCCCAGCATTCAGACCTTAGCCTGGCCATGGCTGTCCAGACCCCAGTCCCAGGGGCAGCCGGAGGGTCTGGGGACAAGATCCTGGAGGAGGCACTGGGGGCCCTAATGGCTGCCCTGGATGACTACCGTGGCCAGTTTCCTGAGCTGCAGGGCCTGGAGCAGGAGGTGACCCGACTAGAGAGTCTGCTCATG AGACAAGGTCTGACTCGCAGCCGGGCCTCCAGTCTCAGCATCACCGTGGAGCATGCCTTGGAGAGCTTCAGCTTCCTCAATGAAGACGAAGATGAAGACAATGATGTTCCTGGGGACAG GCCCCATCAGCTTGGGTGCCTCtag
- the RIPOR1 gene encoding rho family-interacting cell polarization regulator 1 isoform X1, with product MNTKKRGSPARTHSMMSLSVRPQRRLLSARVSRSQSFAGVLGSHERGPRSFPVFSPPGPPRKPPALSRVSRMFSVAHPAAKVPQPERLDLVYAALKRGLTAYLEVHQQEQEKLQGQIRESKRNSRLGFLYDLDKQVKSIERFLRRLEFHASKIDELYEAYCVQRRLRDGAYNMVRAYTTGSPGSREARDSLAEATRGHREYTESMCLLESELEAQLGEFHLRMKGLAGFARLCVGDQYEICMKYGRQRWKLRGRIEGSGKQVWDSEETIFLPLLTEFLSIKVTELKGLANHVVVGSVSCETKDLFAALPQVVAVDINDLGTIKLSLEVTWSPFDKDDQPSAASSVNKASTVTKRFSTYSQSPPDTPSLREQAFYNMLRRQEELENGTAWSLSSESSDDSSSPQLSGTARHSSAPRPLVQQPELLPIQVAFRRPETPSSGPLDEEGAVAPVLANGHAPYSRTLSHISEASVDAALAEASVEAIGPESLAWGPSPPTHPAPTHGEHPSPVPPTLDPGHSATSSTLGTTGSVPTSTDPAPSAHLDSVHKATDSGPSELPGPTHTTTGSTCSAIQSPLTHTTTGSTHKPIISTLTTTGPTVNIIGPVQTTTSHTHTMPSPTHTPTSPTHKTRMSTPTTISPTHTPTSPTHKTRMSPPTTTSPNPSAMGLVQTATSPTLINVSPSTSPELATLSSPSKHSDPTLPATDSLPCSPPASNSCTQADPIAPSTSHPSPAHSSRKPLTSPAPDPPESMVQSLSPTPSPPTPAPQHSDLSLAMAVQTPVPGAAGGSGDKILEEALGALMAALDDYRGQFPELQGLEQEVTRLESLLMQRQGLTRSRASSLSITVEHALESFSFLNEDEDEDNDVPGDRPPSSPEAGAEDSIDSPSARPLSTGCPALDAALVRHLYHCSCLLLKLGTFGPLRCQEAWALERLLREARVLEAVCEFSRRWEIPASSAQEVVQFSASRPGFLTFWDQCTERLSCFLCPVERVLLTFCNQYGARLSLRQPGLAEAVCVKFLEDALGQKLPRRPQPGPGEQLTVFQFWSFVETLDSPTMEAYVTETAEEVLLVRNLNSDDQAVVLKALRLAPEGRLRRDGLRALSSLLVHGNNKVMAAVSTQLRSLSLGPAFRERALLCFLDQLEDEDVQTRVAGCLALGCIKAPEGIEPLVYLCQTDTEAVREAARQSLQQCGEEGQSAHRRLEESLDALPRIFGPGSMASTAF from the exons ATGAACACCAAGAAGAGAG GGAGCCCCGCGCGGACTCACTCTATGATGTCCCTGTCGGTGCGGCCGCAGCGCCGCCTGCTCAGCGCCCGGGTCAGTAGGAGCCAGTCCTTCGCAGGCGTCCTCGGCAGCCACGAGCGGGGGCCCAG GAGCTTCCCGGTCTTCAGCCCGCCAGGGCCCCCACGGAAGCCCCCCGCGCTCTCCCGAGTGTCCAGGATGTTTTCCGTGGCTCATCCAGCCGCCAAGGTGCCGCAACCCGAGCGGCTGGACCTGGTGTATGCGGCGCTGAAGCGGGGGCTGAC GGCCTACTTGGAAGTTCACCAGCAGGAGCAGGAGAAACTCCAGGGCCAGATAAGGGAGTCCAAGAGGAATTCCCGCTTG GGCTTCCTGTATGATCTGGACAAG CAAGTCAAGTCCATTGAACGCTTCCTGCGACGACTGGAGTTCCATGCCAGCAAG ATCGACGAGCTGTATGAGGCATACTGTGTCCAGCGGCGTCTCCGGGATGGTGCCTACAACATGGTCCGTGCCTACACCACTGGGTCCCCGGGGAGCCGAGAGGCCCGGGACAGCCTAGCAGAGGCCACTCGGGGGCATCGCGAGTACACGGAG aGCATGTGTCTGCTGGAGAGCGAGCTGGAGGCACAGCTGGGCGAGTTTCATCTCCGAATGAAAG GGCTGGCTGGCTTTGCCAGGCTGTGTGTAGGCGATCAATATGAG ATCTGCATGAAATATGGGCGTCAGCGCTGGAAACTACGGGGCCGAATTGAGGGTAGTGGAAAGCAGGTGTGGGACAGTGAAGAAACCATCTTTCTCCCACTGCTCACGGAATTTCTGTCTATCAAG GTGACAGAACTGAAGGGCCTGGCCAACCATGTGGTTGTGGGCAGTGTCTCCTGTGAGACCAAGGACCTGTTTGCCGCCCTGCCTCAGGTTGTGGCTGTGGATATCAATGACCTTGGCACCATCAAGCTCAGCCTGGAAGTCACATGGAG ccccttCGACAAGGATGACCAGCCCTCAGCCGCTTCTTCTGTCAACAAGGCCTCCACAGTCACCAAGCGCTTCTCCACCTATAGCCAGAGCCCACCGGACACACCCTCACTTCGGGAACAGGCCTTCTAT aACATGCTGCGACGGCAGGAGGAGCTGGAGAATGGGACAGCATGGTCCCTGTCATCCGAATCTTCAGACGACTCATCCAGCCCACAGCTCTCAGGCACTGCCCGCCACTCATCAGCCCCTAGGCCCCTGGTGCAGCAGCCTGAACTCCTTCCCATCCAAGTTGCCTTCCGTAGGCCTGAGACCCCCAGCTCTGGTCCCCTGGATGAGGAGGGGGCCGTGGCCCCAGTCCTGGCAAATGGGCATGCACCCTACAGTCGGACTCTTAGCCACATCAGTGAGGCTAGTGTAGACGCTGCCTTGGCTGAGGCTTCAGTGGAGGCCATTGGCCCAGAAAGCCTAGCCTGGGGACCTAGCCCACCTACACACCCAGCTCCCACCCATGGAGAGCACCCCAGCCCTGTTCCTCCGACCCTGGACCCTGGCCACTCTGCCACAAGCTCCACCCTCGGTACAACAGGCTCTGTCCCCACATCTACAGACCCTGCCCCATCTGCACACCTAGACTCAGTTCATAAGGCCACAGACTCTGGCCCTTCAGAACTGCCAGGCCCCACTCACACCACTACAGGCTCCACCTGTAGTGCCATTCAAAGCCCCCTCACTCACACTACTACAGGCTCTACCCACAAGCCCATAATCTCTACCCTTACTACTACAGGCCCTACCGTCAATATCATAGGCCCAGTCCAGACTACCACAAGCCACACCCATACCATGCCAAGCCCCACCCATACCCCCACAAGTCCCACCCATAAAACCAGGATGTCAACTCCTACCACTATAAGTCCCACCCATACCCCCACAAGTCCCACCCATAAAACCAGGATGTCACCTCCCACCACTACAAGTCCTAACCCCAGTGCTATGGGCCTAGTCCAGACTGCCACAAGCCCCACCCTTATAAATGTAAGTCCTTCTACTTCTCCAGAACTTGCTaccctctccagcccctccaAACACTCAGACCCCACCCTCCCAGCCACCGACTCCCTTCCCTGTAGTCCCCCAGCCTCCAATTCCTGCACTCAGGCAGACCCTATAGCCCCCAGCACCTCCCACCCAAGTCCTGCCCATTCCAGTAGGAAACCCCTCACAAGCCCTGCCCCAGATCCCCCAGAGTCTATGGTTCAGAGTCTAAGCCCCACTccctcacccccaacccctgcACCCCAGCATTCAGACCTTAGCCTGGCCATGGCTGTCCAGACCCCAGTCCCAGGGGCAGCCGGAGGGTCTGGGGACAAGATCCTGGAGGAGGCACTGGGGGCCCTAATGGCTGCCCTGGATGACTACCGTGGCCAGTTTCCTGAGCTGCAGGGCCTGGAGCAGGAGGTGACCCGACTAGAGAGTCTGCTCATG CAGAGACAAGGTCTGACTCGCAGCCGGGCCTCCAGTCTCAGCATCACCGTGGAGCATGCCTTGGAGAGCTTCAGCTTCCTCAATGAAGACGAAGATGAAGACAATGATGTTCCTGGGGACAG GCCTCCAAGCAGCCCAGAGGCTGGGGCTGAGGACAGCATAGACTCACCCAGTGCCCGCCCCCTCAGCACGGGGTGTCCAGCTCTGGATGCTGCCTTGGTCCGGCACCTGTACCACTGCAGTTGCCTCCTGCTG AAACTGGGCACATTTGGGCCTCTGCGATGCCAGGAGGCATGGGCCCTGGAGCGGCTGCTGCGGGAAGCCCGAGTGCTGGAGGCAGTATGCGAGTTCAGCAGGCGGTGGGAGATCCCGGCCAGCTCTGCCCAAGAAG TGGTGCAGTTCTCGGCCTCTCGGCCTGGCTTCTTGACCTTCTGGGACCAGTGCACAGAGAGACTCAGCTGCTTCCTCTGCCCAGTGGAGCGGGTGCTTCTCACCTTCTGCAACCAGTATGGTGCCCGCCTCTCCCTGCGCCAGCCAGGCTTGGCTGAGGCTG TTTGTGTGAAGTTCCTGGAGGATGCCCTGGGGCAGAAGCTGCCCAGAAGGCCCCAGCCAGGGCCTGGAGAGCAGCTCACGGTCTTCCAGTTCTGGAGTTTTGTGGAAACCTTGGACAGCCCCACCATGGAGGCCTACGTGACCGAGACTGCCGAGGAGG TGCTACTGGTGCGGAATCTGAACTCAGATGACCAGGCTGTCGTGCTGAAGGCCCTGAGATTGGCGCCCGAGGGGCGTCTGCGAAGGGATGGGCTGCGGGCCCTCAGCTCCCTGCTCGTCCATGGCAACAACAAGGTGATGGCTGCTGTCAGCACCCAGCTCCGGAGCCTGTCACTGGGCCCTGCCTTCCGGGAGAGG GCCCTCCTGTGCTTTCTGGACCAGCTGGAGGATGAGGACGTGCAGACTCGAGTGGCTGGCTGCCTGGCCCTAGGCTGCATCAAG GCTCCCGAGGGCATTGAGCCCCTGGTGTACCTCTGCCAAACTGACACAGAAGCTGTGAGGGAAGCTGCCCGGCAGAGCCTACAGCAGTGTG GAGAAGAGGGACAGTCTGCCCATCGACGGCTAGAGGAGTCCCTGGACGCCCTGCCCCGCATCTTTGGTCCTGGCAGCATGGCGAGCACAGCATTCTAA